Sequence from the Nocardia cyriacigeorgica GUH-2 genome:
GCACCCGTCAGGGACCGGCACTCGAGGCTCTGCTCACCGACCCGCGCCGGCCCATCGCGCGCGGCCAGTCCGACGTGGGCGACCTGCGCGGTTCGGCCTTCGCCGCGACCGACGGCGACCCGCGCACCAGCTGGACCGCTCCCGAGGACTCGGTGCGAAACCTGCTCAGCGCCAAGCCGACCCTGACCATCGAGTTGCCGGAACCGGCACTGGTCACCGGGCTGGACATCACGGCGTCGCTGGGCGGGCTGCCCGCCGCACCGACCAGCGTCGCGGTGAACCTCGGCAATGGGCCACAGGTGCGCGAACTCGACGACGAGACGACCCGTATCGCGCTGCACCCCACCGTCACCGACCGGATCGAACTCACCGTGCAGAGCTGGAAGTCGGTACTCGACCGCACCGCGCTCGGCTTCGCCCAGACCCAACCACCCGGACTGGCCGAGGTGTCGGTGCTCGGGCCGGACTATCCGCCGCCCGCCGACCCGGACCGGTTGATCACCGTCGGCTGCGCGGACGGGCCGACGGTCATGCTGGGCGGACGCGTCTTCCAGACCTCGGTGACCGCTACCGCTGCCGAATTACTTTCGGGAGCACCGGTTTCCGCGCGGGTTTGCGGAGGCGATTCGACGCAGGCCGAGCCGGGTGCGACGGGCAACGAACTCGGCGCGACGCAGCCCGATTCCGGCACTGCCGACGGAGCCCGCTCCCCCGGGGCGGATGGTGAACCGACCCGTCCCACCGTCGACCTGTTCCCCGGCCGGGTCGACGTGATCGCGGCGCCGACCGAGCTGTTCTTCGTCGACCGGTTGCGGCTGGACAATCCGGCGGTGGACCCGGTGCCGAATCCGGCTGTCACCGACGGCCGGCAGCTGCTGGTTCTCCCGCTGAGCACCAACGTCGGCTGGACCGCCGAAACCGCCGATGGTCGTGAACTCGACCCCGTCGTGGTAGACGGATGGAAGCAGGGCTGGGTGGTGCCCGAGGGCGCGCAAGGCCCGATCACCGTGTCGTTCCCCGTCGACCGCTGGTACCGGCTGGCCATCTTCGGCGGCCTGCTGCTGTTGATCCCCCTTGCCGCCCTGGCCTTCCCCCGTCGCGGCCGATCCCTCCCTGATAGCCCGGCCCCGCGCACTTGGCGCTCCCGCTGGGTCCCCGCCGTCGGCCTCACCGCCGCCACCACGATCATCTCCGGCCCGGTCGGCACCGCACTAACCGCGGCAGGACTCGCCCTGATCCGTTTCGTGCCGCGCATCCCGCGCACCGCACTGGTCGTCGTCGCCGGCGTCGGTACCGCGCTCTCGGCCGCAGCGTTGTCGACCGGACCGTGGCGCTCGCCGGACGGCTACATGGGCGGTTCGCTCTGGGTGCAACTACCGGCCCTCATCGCCGTCATCGCGGTGGGTATCGCCGCCCTGCCGCCGCGCGGGGACAAGGAGAAGAGACCGGACTCCGGCCACTCGTCATAAGGGGGCGTGACGCTGCGTTCAGCCTGGCGTCACGCAGAGGCGCCGTAGCCGACCACTACGCCTCCGCGGTTTCCGCCTTCCGTGCCGCCGCCAGCTGTTCACGGCGGCGCACGTAACGCCGGACCGGCTCTTCGACGAGGGCGTAACTGGCGGCGGAGATGGGCAGCGTGATGGCGATGGTCAGGGTCAGCACCAGCAGGAAATCACCGCTGAACGGGATGATGCCGAAGACCGGGAATACGATCGACAGCACGGCCAGATGCCAGATGAAGATGCCGTAGGACCAGCGGCCGATCGCCTGGCAGACCGGCGATTCCAGCCAGCGGTGCGGCTTGGCGTCGGCGTCGCGCAGGATCAGCGGCGCCAGCAAACAGAACCCGATCAGCGCACCCAGCCCCATCTTGGCGGCGTACTGCCACGGCTCGGCGCGGGTGAGGCCCGCCGGACCGCCGAAGTTCGTCGCCGAGATCGCGAAGACCACCAGCGCCACGCCCCACATCAACGGCTGGTTTCCGGCGATCCGGCGGAAACGCAATAGCGGTCGGCTATCGAAAATTAGCTCGGCCAGAAGCATGCCGCCGGCGAACCACGGCAGATATCCGGGCAGCCAATTGTCGGCGTGAATCGCATCCGGCGTCGGCACCGGAAGGAAATTCCAGCCCAGGCAGATCAGCCCCAGCGCGAGCACCGCCGGAATGCGCGCCTTCGCCGCCGCACCGCGCAGGCCCGACAGCGCGAACGCCAGCAGCGGCAGCACCAGATAGAAGGCCACCTCGACCGACAGGCTCCACATCTGGGTCAGGCCGTCGGTCAGCGTCAGGGGGATGAACACCTGCAGCAGCAACAGATTCGACAGCCACACCCGGAACCCCGCGGTATCGGCCGCGCTCGGCAGCAGCACCAGCACCACGCAGACCACCACCCAATACGCGGGCAGGATGCGCGCGGCCCGGTGCCGCAGGTAGCGGCCGACGCCGGGCGCGGTGCCGAGCCCACGAGCCGCCGCGGCGTGCGGGCGCCACAGCAGGAAACCCGACAGCGCGAAGAACACCGCCACCGCCATATCGAAGCGCTCCAGCAACCGGCCGAGCACCGGAATTCCCGTCGCGGCGGTCTGGAACGCCACATGGGTGAGCAAGACACCCAGTGCCGCCATACCGCGCATCCCTTCCAATGCG
This genomic interval carries:
- a CDS encoding acyltransferase family protein — protein: MIATAPTTTDAPARPRAFLPALEGMRGMAALGVLLTHVAFQTAATGIPVLGRLLERFDMAVAVFFALSGFLLWRPHAAAARGLGTAPGVGRYLRHRAARILPAYWVVVCVVLVLLPSAADTAGFRVWLSNLLLLQVFIPLTLTDGLTQMWSLSVEVAFYLVLPLLAFALSGLRGAAAKARIPAVLALGLICLGWNFLPVPTPDAIHADNWLPGYLPWFAGGMLLAELIFDSRPLLRFRRIAGNQPLMWGVALVVFAISATNFGGPAGLTRAEPWQYAAKMGLGALIGFCLLAPLILRDADAKPHRWLESPVCQAIGRWSYGIFIWHLAVLSIVFPVFGIIPFSGDFLLVLTLTIAITLPISAASYALVEEPVRRYVRRREQLAAARKAETAEA